A genome region from candidate division KSB1 bacterium includes the following:
- a CDS encoding family 78 glycoside hydrolase catalytic domain, which produces MICDGRSGDGCHLITDSTWRVFRDPGYEFIPHSSRQVGGGYIAGATERLDGRTHARGWHSPEFDDSDWTAVQRIGKGQRTGLNTWHGTPWYLQPRPIPLMQEQQEPVGAAVSVSGMASFGEFKAVDCPANSHIEILLDHGSLTMGVPQLTVSGGRGARIKILYQEALFNPDGSKGNRDVWQGKEMKGYYDVFIPDGGENRDFEPLWLRVFRYVKLVIDTGDEPLVIHDMHNRFTAYPFEQRGGFTADRDTLNQIWTASWRTARLCALETYMDCPYYEQLQYIGDTRIQALISYTLTGDSRLARHALNQFYHSMQPMGLTQSSHPSAGVQIIPPFSLLLIQMTHDYFMYVDDFDFVESRLPQMRFILSWFTDKLNDTGLLGPLPFWNHIDGGVKEFKAGSPPGVLEGNSAHISLLFAQTLDLAAELFQYFGHDCEPLQYRELSRRIKGAVRETCYDESRQLFAETPNKTLYTKHTNSLAILAQAVPDSLQATIADALIHDPDLAETTLYFDFYVFQALKQAGRGGEMLNLLGKWKRCLDNGMTTFPEHGVEGRSDCHAWSAHPLFDFLNITCGIAPASPGFKRVVIQPQPGDLETIEGRCVHPLGVISVHYKKTDPDTYTAEITLPVSLSGRFIYKEQIYPLESGNNKLLLE; this is translated from the coding sequence TTGATCTGTGACGGCCGCAGCGGCGATGGCTGTCATCTGATCACGGATTCGACCTGGCGGGTGTTTCGCGATCCCGGCTATGAATTTATCCCGCACTCGTCCCGGCAGGTGGGCGGCGGATATATCGCCGGCGCCACGGAGCGTCTGGACGGCCGGACGCATGCCCGGGGTTGGCATTCACCTGAATTTGATGATTCTGACTGGACAGCCGTTCAACGCATCGGCAAAGGTCAGCGAACCGGTTTGAACACCTGGCACGGCACGCCCTGGTATTTGCAACCGCGCCCCATCCCGTTGATGCAGGAACAGCAGGAGCCCGTCGGAGCGGCGGTGAGCGTGAGCGGCATGGCGTCGTTTGGGGAATTCAAGGCGGTCGACTGTCCGGCAAATTCGCATATCGAGATTCTCCTCGATCACGGCAGCCTGACCATGGGCGTTCCGCAGTTAACCGTCAGCGGCGGCCGCGGCGCGCGGATCAAAATTCTGTATCAGGAGGCGCTGTTCAATCCGGACGGCAGCAAAGGCAACCGCGATGTGTGGCAGGGTAAAGAGATGAAGGGCTATTATGATGTGTTTATCCCGGACGGCGGTGAGAACCGGGACTTTGAGCCGCTCTGGCTGCGGGTGTTCCGCTATGTCAAACTCGTCATTGACACCGGCGATGAGCCGCTGGTGATCCATGACATGCACAACCGGTTTACCGCGTATCCGTTTGAACAGAGGGGCGGCTTTACGGCAGACCGGGATACCCTGAATCAGATCTGGACGGCCTCCTGGCGTACGGCGCGGCTGTGTGCGCTGGAAACCTATATGGACTGTCCCTATTACGAACAGCTGCAGTATATCGGCGATACGCGCATTCAGGCGTTGATCTCCTATACCCTGACCGGCGATTCACGTCTGGCCCGGCACGCTCTAAATCAGTTTTATCACTCAATGCAGCCCATGGGCCTGACCCAAAGCAGCCATCCGTCCGCCGGCGTGCAGATTATTCCGCCGTTCTCCCTGCTGCTGATTCAGATGACGCATGATTATTTTATGTATGTGGATGATTTTGACTTTGTCGAATCCAGACTGCCGCAGATGCGGTTTATCCTGAGCTGGTTCACGGACAAACTAAATGACACCGGACTGCTCGGGCCGCTGCCGTTCTGGAATCATATTGACGGCGGGGTCAAGGAATTCAAAGCCGGGTCACCGCCGGGTGTTCTTGAGGGAAATTCGGCGCACATCAGTCTGCTGTTCGCGCAGACCCTGGATTTGGCTGCAGAGCTGTTCCAGTATTTCGGGCATGACTGTGAACCGTTGCAATATCGCGAACTGTCCCGGCGCATCAAGGGGGCGGTCCGGGAAACCTGTTACGACGAGTCGCGGCAGTTGTTTGCCGAGACGCCGAACAAAACTCTCTACACCAAACACACCAACAGTCTGGCCATCCTGGCGCAAGCGGTCCCGGATTCGCTGCAGGCAACAATTGCCGATGCTTTGATCCACGATCCGGATCTGGCGGAAACCACGCTGTATTTTGATTTTTATGTGTTTCAGGCCCTGAAACAGGCCGGACGCGGCGGCGAGATGTTGAATCTGCTGGGCAAATGGAAACGCTGTCTGGATAACGGCATGACCACCTTTCCCGAGCATGGTGTGGAGGGGCGCTCGGACTGCCACGCCTGGAGCGCGCATCCGCTGTTTGATTTTCTGAACATCACCTGCGGTATTGCCCCGGCATCCCCGGGATTTAAACGTGTTGTCATTCAGCCGCAGCCGGGTGATCTGGAAACGATCGAGGGACGCTGTGTTCATCCTCTTGGCGTGATCTCTGTGCATTACAAAAAAACGGACCCGGATACCTATACCGCTGAAATAACGTTGCCCGTGTCGCTGTCAGGCCGATTCATTTACAAGGAGCAAATCTATCCACTTGAATCCGGGAACAATAAACTTTTGCTTGAATGA
- a CDS encoding glycoside hydrolase family 97 catalytic domain-containing protein, translating into MKIMIRLSLLICVALLLSCGMRPTQWSVQSPDGRLEIQIDLRAAAGDTHQPGMLSYQVVYHGDDVRTVIESSPLGIQRADQTFYTHLNYAGQSERMLNQSYTLITGKQLQHEVECRELTLELVNDQTAPVNVVFRAYNDGIAYKYVFPEQSDSLYTVEREWSSFNLPNEGRAWLQPYDTLGVWSPAYEYGYIKDLSIGDPPPLSTGWGFPALFEADSLWVLLSETNLDSGYCGAHLSAEAPDGLYRIEFPHDWEAYGMWDRTPSSTLPWETPWRLAVIGDDLGTVVESNLVTHLADESVLENTDWIEPGKASWSWWGDHSSGRNYDKLKEYVDLAADMGWTYSLVDADWHIMEGGTIEELVEYANSRDVGILLWYNSGGPHTRVMNAGPRDLMYDRKIRRREMQKISDWGVKGIKVDFFQSDKQQVIDLYIDIFKDAADFNLVVNTHGCTIPRGWHRTYPNALSMESVRGAELYSYPPYAERAVWLNSVYPFTRNVIGPMDYTPVTFSDYSPETPHVTSYAHELALSVVFQCGIQHIADRIAGLQKVPQEVRGFLKQVPVSWDDTRFVDGYPGRSVVLARLKDGVYYLAGINGEFNEKSMSLDLDFLDDQEYKLNLFTDGMNKRSFGSINERVTRDSQITVTLLSAGGFAGTLTPVE; encoded by the coding sequence ATGAAAATTATGATACGGTTGTCTTTGCTGATTTGTGTTGCGCTGTTGTTGTCCTGCGGGATGCGGCCGACACAGTGGTCCGTCCAATCACCCGATGGACGGCTTGAGATCCAAATTGATCTAAGAGCCGCAGCCGGAGACACGCATCAACCTGGTATGCTGAGCTATCAGGTTGTGTATCACGGCGACGATGTACGGACGGTGATTGAATCTTCGCCGCTGGGGATTCAGCGCGCGGATCAAACTTTTTATACTCATCTGAACTATGCCGGTCAGTCGGAGCGCATGTTGAATCAGTCCTATACCCTGATCACCGGCAAGCAGCTGCAGCATGAGGTTGAATGCCGGGAATTGACGCTTGAGCTGGTGAATGATCAGACTGCGCCGGTGAACGTGGTGTTCCGCGCTTATAATGACGGAATTGCTTACAAGTATGTGTTTCCGGAGCAATCCGATTCTCTATACACCGTTGAACGTGAATGGAGTTCGTTTAATCTGCCGAATGAAGGCCGCGCCTGGCTGCAGCCGTACGACACGCTCGGCGTCTGGTCGCCCGCCTATGAATACGGGTATATCAAGGATTTGTCCATCGGCGATCCGCCGCCGCTGTCCACGGGCTGGGGATTTCCGGCGCTGTTTGAAGCGGACAGCCTGTGGGTGCTGCTGAGCGAAACGAATCTGGATAGCGGATACTGTGGCGCGCATCTGTCCGCGGAGGCGCCGGACGGACTGTACCGCATCGAATTTCCGCACGACTGGGAAGCCTACGGCATGTGGGACCGCACTCCCTCGTCCACGCTGCCCTGGGAGACCCCCTGGCGTCTGGCGGTGATCGGAGATGATTTGGGGACGGTTGTCGAGTCAAATCTGGTGACGCATCTGGCGGACGAATCCGTGCTGGAGAACACTGACTGGATTGAACCGGGCAAAGCCTCGTGGAGCTGGTGGGGTGATCATTCCAGCGGAAGAAACTATGACAAACTCAAAGAATATGTGGACCTGGCGGCGGACATGGGCTGGACATACTCGCTGGTGGACGCGGACTGGCACATCATGGAAGGCGGCACGATTGAGGAGCTGGTCGAGTATGCGAACAGCAGAGATGTGGGTATTCTGCTGTGGTACAATTCCGGCGGACCGCACACGCGGGTGATGAACGCCGGACCGCGTGACCTGATGTACGATCGGAAAATCCGGCGCCGGGAGATGCAAAAAATCAGCGACTGGGGCGTCAAGGGCATCAAAGTCGATTTTTTTCAAAGCGACAAACAGCAAGTGATTGATCTGTATATTGACATTTTTAAAGATGCGGCGGATTTTAATCTGGTGGTGAATACGCACGGCTGCACCATTCCACGCGGCTGGCACCGTACCTATCCGAATGCGCTGTCCATGGAGTCGGTGCGCGGCGCCGAGCTGTACAGCTATCCCCCGTATGCCGAACGCGCGGTGTGGCTGAACAGTGTGTATCCGTTCACCCGCAATGTCATCGGTCCCATGGACTATACGCCGGTGACGTTCTCGGATTATTCCCCGGAAACCCCGCATGTGACCAGTTACGCGCATGAACTGGCGCTGTCCGTGGTGTTTCAGTGCGGCATTCAGCATATTGCCGACCGCATCGCGGGACTGCAGAAGGTGCCGCAGGAGGTGCGCGGCTTTTTGAAACAGGTGCCGGTGAGCTGGGATGACACCCGCTTTGTCGACGGATATCCGGGCCGTTCTGTTGTGCTGGCGCGGCTGAAAGACGGCGTGTATTATCTGGCGGGAATCAACGGCGAATTTAATGAAAAATCAATGAGCCTGGATCTGGATTTTCTGGATGATCAGGAATACAAGCTGAATTTGTTTACCGACGGGATGAACAAGCGATCATTCGGAAGCATAAATGAACGCGTGACCCGTGATTCTCAAATCACCGTGACATTGCTGTCCGCCGGCGGATTCGCCGGTACGTTAACGCCGGTTGAATAA